In one window of Enterobacteriaceae endosymbiont of Plateumaris pusilla DNA:
- the mnmA gene encoding tRNA 2-thiouridine(34) synthase MnmA yields MYKKKVIIAISGGVDSSVSAWLLKNQNYQVEGLFMKNWEEDDNKNCSIKKDLHDAETICNQLNIHLHKINFSFEYWEHVFKNFLYEYKIGNTPNPDILCNKIIKFKYFMNFALKNLGADFISTGHYVRCKQIKHQFYLLKGIDKNKDQSYFLYTIKEKQLTKILFPVGDLNKIEVRKIAEKLNFINAKKKDSTGICFIGEKNFPKFLNKYLSTKPGNIINLNGKIIGKHKGLIHYTLGQRKRIGIGGLLNNNNPDPWYVIKKDMKKNILIVAQGKNNPYLFSIGLIAKNISWINYPFKIPKTCYIKTRYRQKEIYCTIKLLNNNKIKVFFKSPISSITPGQSAVFYSGSICLGGGIIEKKISYMNNIIN; encoded by the coding sequence ATGTATAAAAAAAAAGTAATAATTGCCATTTCTGGTGGTGTTGATTCTTCTGTATCTGCTTGGTTATTAAAAAATCAAAATTATCAAGTAGAAGGATTATTTATGAAAAACTGGGAAGAAGACGACAATAAAAATTGTAGTATAAAAAAAGATTTACATGATGCAGAAACAATTTGTAATCAATTAAATATTCATTTACATAAAATTAATTTTTCTTTTGAATATTGGGAACATGTTTTTAAAAATTTTCTTTATGAATATAAAATAGGTAATACTCCAAATCCTGATATTTTATGTAATAAAATAATAAAGTTTAAGTATTTTATGAATTTTGCTTTAAAAAACTTAGGTGCAGATTTTATAAGTACAGGACATTATGTTAGATGTAAACAAATTAAACATCAATTTTATTTATTAAAAGGTATAGATAAAAATAAAGATCAAAGTTATTTTTTATATACAATTAAAGAAAAACAATTAACAAAAATTTTATTTCCAGTAGGTGATTTAAATAAAATTGAAGTTCGTAAAATAGCAGAAAAATTAAATTTTATTAATGCAAAAAAAAAAGATTCTACAGGAATATGTTTTATAGGAGAAAAAAATTTTCCTAAATTTTTAAATAAATATTTATCTACAAAACCAGGAAATATTATTAATCTTAATGGTAAAATTATTGGAAAACATAAAGGATTAATACATTATACATTAGGACAGCGTAAAAGAATAGGAATAGGAGGATTATTAAATAATAATAATCCTGATCCCTGGTATGTTATAAAAAAAGATATGAAAAAAAACATTTTAATTGTTGCTCAAGGAAAAAATAATCCTTATTTATTTTCTATTGGTTTAATAGCAAAAAATATTAGTTGGATTAATTATCCATTTAAAATACCAAAAACTTGTTATATTAAAACTAGATATAGACAAAAAGAAATATATTGTACAATAAAATTATTAAATAATAATAAAATTAAAGTTTTTTTTAAAAGTCCAATATCTAGTATTACACCTGGACAATCAGCTGTTTTCTATTCTGGATCTATTTGTTTAGGTGGTGGTATAATAGAAAAAAAAATTTCATATATGAATAATATAATTAATTAA
- the purB gene encoding adenylosuccinate lyase produces the protein MKLFHLNALSPLDGRYHNDLVFLKNIFSEYSLMKFRLEIEISWLKFLSKNTKINEISKFSIEETKFLNEIISNFNEFDALKIKKIEYDINHDVKAIEYFLKNKIKKHHSLKKISEFVHFACTSEDINNLSYAIMLNISKNNLLSIWINVMSTIKKLSLKYNNIAMLSHTHGQPATPSTIGKEMINYVYRMKLQINKFKKINILGKINGAVGNYNAHKIAYPNIDWHKLSKTFVESLEITWNPYTTQIEPHDYIAEIFHCIIRFNNILIDFNRDIWGYISLKYFNQKFYKKHIGSSTMPHKINPILFEKSEGNLGMSNAIMQHMANKLPISRWQRDLTDSTVMRNIGVAIGYSIVSYTSTIKGIKQLKINKNFLKQELEENWQVIGEAIQTIMKKYNIKNAYEKIKELTRGKNISSQNIHDFINKLNIPNKEKLFLKNITPNNYIGYAIELTNNFNKYV, from the coding sequence ATGAAATTATTTCATCTTAATGCTTTATCTCCTTTAGATGGTAGATATCATAATGATTTAGTTTTTTTAAAAAATATTTTTAGTGAATATAGCTTAATGAAATTTAGATTAGAAATTGAAATTTCTTGGTTAAAATTTTTATCTAAAAATACTAAGATTAATGAAATATCTAAATTTTCTATAGAAGAAACAAAATTTTTAAATGAAATTATTAGTAATTTTAATGAATTTGATGCTCTTAAAATAAAAAAAATAGAATATGATATAAATCATGATGTTAAAGCAATAGAATATTTTTTAAAAAATAAAATAAAAAAACATCATTCATTAAAAAAAATATCAGAATTTGTTCATTTTGCATGTACATCAGAAGATATTAATAATTTATCATATGCAATAATGTTAAATATATCAAAAAATAATCTTTTATCCATATGGATAAATGTTATGTCTACTATAAAAAAATTATCATTAAAATATAATAATATTGCTATGTTATCTCATACACATGGACAACCAGCTACTCCATCTACTATTGGTAAAGAAATGATTAATTATGTATATCGTATGAAATTACAAATTAATAAATTTAAAAAAATAAATATTTTAGGTAAAATTAACGGAGCTGTAGGTAATTATAATGCTCATAAAATAGCATATCCTAATATTGATTGGCATAAATTAAGTAAAACTTTTGTTGAATCATTAGAAATTACTTGGAATCCTTATACTACTCAAATAGAACCTCATGATTACATTGCTGAAATATTTCATTGTATAATACGTTTTAATAATATTCTTATTGATTTTAATAGAGATATCTGGGGTTATATATCATTAAAATATTTTAATCAAAAATTTTATAAAAAACATATTGGTTCATCAACAATGCCTCATAAAATAAATCCTATTTTATTTGAAAAATCAGAAGGAAATTTAGGAATGTCTAATGCAATTATGCAACATATGGCAAATAAATTACCTATTTCTAGATGGCAAAGAGATTTAACGGATTCTACTGTTATGAGAAATATTGGAGTAGCTATAGGTTATTCAATAGTATCATATACTAGTACAATAAAAGGTATTAAACAGTTAAAAATAAATAAAAATTTTCTAAAACAAGAATTAGAAGAAAATTGGCAAGTAATTGGTGAAGCAATACAAACTATTATGAAAAAATATAATATTAAAAATGCATATGAAAAAATAAAAGAGTTAACTCGAGGAAAAAATATTTCATCACAAAACATACATGATTTTATTAATAAGTTAAATATACCTAATAAAGAAAAATTATTTTTAAAAAATATTACTCCTAATAATTATATTGGTTATGCTATAGAATTAACAAATAATTTTAATAAATATGTTTAA
- the potA gene encoding spermidine/putrescine ABC transporter ATP-binding protein PotA produces MRKNIKEVLVTLNNISKSFLGKKIISNFCLTIYNGEFITLLGPSGCGKTTILRLISGLEKVDSGSIILDHKIITHIPAEHRQTNTVFQSYALFPHMSVFDNIAFGLKMQKKPYEEILSSVKNILNLVQLQNFSNRKPHELSGGQQQRVAIARAIVNKPKILLLDESLSALDYRLRKKMQNELKLLQKKLGITFIFVTHNQEEALTISDRIIVLRNGKIEQDGTPKEIYEEPKNLFVAKFIGDINIFNAVIIRKLNKTQVRANLEGYLCNITVPFPVIPGEKIHVLLRPEDLRIKEINNNKYINGLIGYVKDKSYKGMTLESTLELENGKIITVSEFFNEDDPDFDHSINQKMIINWVETWEVVLPYE; encoded by the coding sequence ATGAGAAAAAATATTAAAGAAGTATTAGTTACTCTTAATAATATTAGTAAATCTTTTCTTGGTAAAAAAATTATTTCTAATTTTTGCTTAACAATATATAATGGTGAATTTATTACTTTATTAGGACCATCAGGTTGTGGTAAAACAACAATTTTAAGACTAATATCAGGATTAGAAAAAGTAGATAGTGGTTCTATCATATTAGATCATAAGATAATTACTCATATTCCAGCAGAACATAGACAAACTAATACTGTTTTTCAAAGTTATGCTTTATTTCCTCATATGTCTGTATTTGATAATATTGCTTTTGGACTCAAAATGCAAAAAAAACCATATGAAGAAATATTATCTAGTGTAAAAAATATTTTAAATTTAGTTCAATTACAAAATTTTTCCAATAGAAAACCTCATGAACTATCTGGAGGGCAACAACAAAGAGTAGCTATAGCTAGAGCTATTGTTAATAAACCTAAAATTTTACTTCTAGATGAATCTTTATCAGCTTTAGATTATAGATTAAGAAAAAAAATGCAAAATGAATTAAAATTATTACAAAAAAAATTAGGAATTACTTTTATATTTGTTACTCATAACCAAGAAGAAGCATTAACGATATCAGATCGTATAATTGTATTACGTAATGGTAAAATAGAACAAGATGGTACTCCTAAAGAAATATATGAAGAACCAAAAAATTTATTTGTTGCTAAATTTATAGGAGATATAAATATATTTAATGCTGTTATTATAAGAAAATTAAATAAGACACAAGTAAGAGCTAATTTAGAAGGATATTTATGTAATATAACAGTTCCATTTCCTGTTATTCCGGGAGAAAAAATACATGTCTTATTAAGACCAGAAGATTTAAGAATTAAAGAAATAAATAATAATAAATATATTAATGGTTTAATTGGATATGTTAAGGATAAAAGTTATAAAGGAATGACATTAGAATCCACTTTAGAACTTGAAAATGGAAAAATAATTACTGTAAGTGAATTTTTTAATGAAGATGATCCAGATTTCGATCATTCTATTAATCAAAAGATGATTATTAATTGGGTTGAGACATGGGAGGTAGTATTACCTTATGAATAA
- the potB gene encoding spermidine/putrescine ABC transporter permease PotB, which produces MNKITKYYRKLITLIVISWLLLFIFLPNLIIIIISFLTKDDMNFIKFNLTLHSYKLIIDIFYLKIFIYSLYISLITTLICLVIGFIFSWCLIKISHRYRSLMLFFLFLPFWVNSLIRIFCLKSFFSINGYFNNILIYLKLINHPIHIIYTSLAVILGLVYILLPFMIIPIYSSLEKLDMFCIEAAKDLGAKSWKIFMHIILPLTFPGIISGCLLVFLPAMGMFYISDLMGGSKNLLIGNIIKNQFLNIRDWPLGATLSNIVILITGIFLILYYKLIKIFNKKEFLK; this is translated from the coding sequence ATGAATAAAATAACTAAATATTATAGAAAACTAATAACTTTAATAGTTATTAGTTGGTTATTATTATTTATTTTTCTTCCAAATTTAATAATAATTATTATTAGTTTTTTAACAAAAGATGATATGAATTTTATTAAATTTAATTTAACTCTACATAGTTATAAACTGATAATAGATATATTTTATTTAAAAATATTTATATATTCTTTATATATATCGTTAATAACAACATTAATTTGTCTTGTTATTGGATTTATATTTTCATGGTGTCTTATTAAAATATCTCATCGTTACAGATCTTTAATGTTATTTTTTTTATTTTTACCTTTTTGGGTTAATTCACTAATTAGGATATTTTGTTTAAAAAGTTTTTTTAGTATAAATGGTTATTTTAATAATATTCTAATTTATTTAAAATTAATTAATCATCCTATACATATTATATATACATCTCTTGCTGTTATTTTAGGATTAGTATATATTTTATTACCTTTCATGATTATACCAATATATTCTAGTTTAGAAAAATTAGATATGTTTTGTATAGAGGCAGCTAAAGATTTAGGAGCAAAATCATGGAAAATTTTTATGCATATAATATTACCATTAACATTTCCAGGAATTATTTCAGGATGTTTATTAGTATTTTTACCAGCTATGGGAATGTTTTATATTTCAGATTTAATGGGTGGATCTAAAAATTTATTAATAGGTAATATTATAAAAAATCAATTTCTTAATATAAGAGATTGGCCATTAGGTGCTACTTTAAGTAATATAGTAATATTAATTACAGGAATATTTTTAATATTATATTATAAATTAATAAAAATTTTTAATAAAAAGGAATTTTTAAAATAA
- the potC gene encoding spermidine/putrescine ABC transporter permease PotC encodes MLKYLLRNIFMIIVYSWFYIPIVILIINSFNSSSFGSQWQGFSIKWYYSIINNHVLLEATYHSLIIAIITATCTTIMGFLTAITLYYCNLFIKSFINILLFIVIVSPDIIMAISLLLLFILFNFTLGFWTLLISHITFCLPYVVITVHSRLKNFDSRILDAAKDLGASDIIIITKIILPLILPTILSSWLLSFALSIDDITISTFVTGPQYEILPLKIYSMAKIGISPEINALATILIVMSLLLVLFSRIIINNFYKNYFQINYAKKHSNK; translated from the coding sequence ATGTTGAAATATTTATTACGTAATATTTTTATGATAATAGTATATAGTTGGTTTTATATTCCTATAGTTATACTTATAATAAATTCTTTTAATTCTTCTAGTTTTGGAAGTCAATGGCAAGGATTTTCTATTAAATGGTATTATTCGATTATAAATAATCATGTTTTATTAGAAGCAACATATCATTCATTAATAATTGCTATAATTACTGCAACATGTACAACAATAATGGGTTTTTTAACTGCTATTACTTTATATTATTGTAATTTATTTATTAAATCATTTATTAATATTTTACTATTTATAGTTATTGTATCTCCTGATATTATTATGGCAATTTCTTTATTATTATTATTTATATTATTTAATTTTACATTAGGTTTTTGGACATTATTAATTTCTCATATTACTTTTTGTCTTCCATATGTTGTTATTACAGTACATTCTAGATTAAAAAATTTTGATAGTCGTATTTTAGATGCTGCTAAAGATTTAGGAGCTAGTGATATTATTATCATTACAAAAATTATATTACCATTAATACTACCTACAATATTATCTAGCTGGTTATTAAGTTTTGCTTTATCTATTGATGATATAACAATCTCAACATTTGTAACTGGACCACAATATGAAATATTACCATTGAAAATTTATTCTATGGCTAAAATAGGTATTTCTCCTGAAATTAATGCTTTAGCTACTATCTTAATAGTAATGTCTTTACTATTAGTTTTATTTAGTCGTATTATTATAAATAATTTTTATAAAAATTATTTTCAAATTAATTATGCTAAAAAACATTCTAATAAATAA
- the mutM gene encoding bifunctional DNA-formamidopyrimidine glycosylase/DNA-(apurinic or apyrimidinic site) lyase, whose product MPELPEIEVIKNIILPYLKGYIINYSIVRNIKLKYLIPKEIINISNQKIIDIKRRGRYIIFLLQNHSIIIHLGMTGNLLIIDKQNIKIFKNDHIDLIINNNIILRYSDIRRFGFWIWSHKNYKENNFIKKLGVEPLTNKFNSIYLYKITQKKKIPIKVLLMMNEIVVGIGNIYSNESLFLSKILPYRKASTLTFIEINILIKNIKYILDKSIKNGGTSISNYTNPYNQKGCFNKFIFVYGRNNKLCKICKTKIIKIVQRNRSTFFCSVCQN is encoded by the coding sequence ATGCCTGAATTACCAGAAATAGAAGTTATTAAAAATATAATTTTACCCTATTTAAAAGGTTATATTATTAATTATTCTATAGTAAGAAATATAAAATTAAAATATTTAATACCAAAAGAAATAATTAATATTAGTAATCAAAAAATAATAGATATAAAACGTCGTGGACGATATATAATTTTTTTATTACAAAATCATTCAATTATTATTCATCTAGGAATGACTGGAAACTTATTAATCATTGATAAACAAAATATAAAAATTTTTAAAAATGATCATATAGACTTAATAATTAATAATAATATTATATTACGTTATTCAGATATTAGAAGATTTGGATTTTGGATATGGAGTCATAAAAATTATAAAGAAAATAACTTTATAAAAAAATTAGGAGTTGAACCTCTTACAAATAAATTTAATAGTATATATTTATATAAAATTACTCAGAAAAAAAAAATACCTATAAAAGTATTATTAATGATGAATGAAATAGTTGTAGGTATTGGAAATATATATTCTAATGAATCATTATTCCTATCAAAAATATTACCTTATAGAAAAGCTAGTACTTTAACTTTTATAGAAATAAATATTTTAATTAAAAATATTAAATATATATTAGATAAATCCATAAAAAATGGAGGAACTTCAATATCTAATTATACAAATCCTTATAATCAAAAAGGATGTTTTAATAAATTTATATTTGTATATGGAAGAAATAACAAATTATGTAAAATATGTAAAACAAAAATTATTAAAATAGTTCAGAGAAATAGAAGTACTTTTTTTTGTTCTGTATGTCAAAATTAA
- the mnmE gene encoding tRNA uridine-5-carboxymethylaminomethyl(34) synthesis GTPase MnmE — protein sequence MVTYNITTIVARATPLGIGSIGIIRISGKNSRSVIKNILHISHMKPRYAYYLPFFYKKNIIDKGIALWFPKPNSFTGEDIVELQCHGGPIILDLLINYIITIPGIRIAKPGEFTERAFLNKKIDLTQAEAISDLISANSKAAVFSAMNLLNGKFSYLLNKLQITIINLRTDIESFVEFEENKIILFKKDILIKLEKLLNNLSNIIKYVHNGINIREGIKIILIGPPNSGKSSLMNLLSERDVSIITDIPGTTRDILYEKIYINSVPIQIIDTAGIRKTNNKIENIGIKKTINEIKKTNYLFLIVNDNINNNNLSKIINNYLIHFNKKIPIIIIRNKIDLTCNNPEIITKNKFITIKLSVKTKKGIPILMDYIKKNITYTHNTEDIFTARERHIDILKSVFKYLKEGQLIFSSINSPIELLSENLRLAQMELDNITGKFTSKDLLESIFSKFCIGK from the coding sequence ATGGTAACATACAATATAACAACAATAGTTGCAAGAGCAACACCTTTAGGAATTGGTAGTATAGGAATTATAAGAATATCAGGAAAAAATTCTAGAAGTGTAATAAAAAATATATTACATATATCTCATATGAAACCTAGATATGCATATTATTTACCTTTTTTTTATAAAAAAAATATAATAGATAAAGGAATAGCATTATGGTTTCCAAAACCTAATTCTTTTACAGGAGAAGATATTGTTGAATTACAATGTCATGGTGGTCCTATAATATTAGATTTATTAATTAACTATATTATAACTATTCCTGGAATTAGAATTGCAAAACCTGGAGAATTTACAGAAAGAGCTTTTTTAAATAAAAAAATAGATTTAACTCAAGCAGAAGCAATTAGTGATTTAATTTCAGCTAATTCTAAAGCAGCTGTTTTCTCTGCTATGAATTTACTTAATGGAAAATTTTCATATTTATTAAATAAACTTCAAATAACTATTATTAATCTTAGAACTGATATTGAATCTTTTGTAGAATTTGAAGAAAATAAAATAATTCTTTTTAAAAAAGATATTTTAATTAAATTAGAAAAATTATTAAATAATTTATCAAACATAATAAAATATGTTCATAATGGAATAAATATTAGAGAAGGAATAAAAATTATTTTAATAGGTCCACCTAATTCTGGAAAATCTAGTTTAATGAATTTACTCTCTGAAAGAGATGTATCTATTATTACTGATATTCCTGGTACTACTAGAGATATTTTATATGAAAAAATTTATATAAATTCTGTTCCAATACAAATTATTGATACAGCAGGAATTAGAAAAACTAATAATAAAATTGAAAATATTGGAATAAAAAAAACTATTAATGAAATTAAAAAAACAAATTATTTATTTTTAATAGTAAATGATAATATCAATAATAATAATTTATCAAAAATTATAAATAATTACTTAATTCATTTTAATAAAAAAATACCAATAATTATTATTAGAAATAAAATAGATTTAACATGTAATAATCCTGAGATTATAACAAAGAATAAATTTATTACTATTAAATTATCAGTTAAAACTAAAAAAGGTATTCCTATATTAATGGATTACATAAAAAAAAATATTACTTATACTCATAATACTGAAGATATTTTTACTGCAAGAGAAAGACATATTGATATATTAAAATCAGTATTTAAATATCTTAAAGAAGGACAGTTAATATTTTCATCTATTAATTCTCCAATTGAATTATTATCAGAAAATTTAAGATTAGCTCAAATGGAACTTGATAATATAACTGGAAAATTTACATCTAAAGATTTATTAGAAAGTATTTTTTCTAAATTTTGTATTGGTAAATAA